In one Bacillus thuringiensis genomic region, the following are encoded:
- the potD gene encoding spermidine/putrescine ABC transporter substrate-binding protein PotD: protein MKLMKRIAGAAISFSLVAGVLAGCGEKKEELNIYSWADNFDEQVLKDFEKKYNVKINYDKYASNEEMLAKLQAGGAKYDLIQPSDYMVKTMAKMDLLAPLDKKNIPNIENMVSNFKTPAFDPENKYSLVYTWGVTGIAYNKKYVKEAPTSWADLWNEKYKGRVTLLNDSREVLGMGLKKHGFSNSTKDDAQLKTAADDLKKLLPNLLAFDTDNIKQKFITEDAWIGTVWSGDAAFIAKDNKDVEYVVPKEGGTIWADTLAIPKGAKHKELAEKFMNYLLDEKVSVKNYESIGYSNPNEKAHPLHSKEYRDNHMIFLTKEELDRTEWLVDVDDKLKDYDRYWTELKTKGK from the coding sequence ATGAAATTAATGAAAAGAATAGCTGGCGCAGCAATTAGCTTTAGCCTTGTTGCTGGTGTGCTTGCTGGTTGTGGTGAAAAGAAAGAAGAATTAAATATTTATAGCTGGGCTGACAATTTTGATGAGCAAGTGCTAAAAGATTTTGAAAAAAAGTATAATGTGAAAATTAACTATGACAAGTACGCAAGTAATGAAGAAATGCTTGCAAAATTACAAGCTGGTGGTGCAAAGTATGACTTAATCCAGCCGTCTGATTACATGGTTAAAACAATGGCGAAAATGGACTTATTAGCGCCGTTAGATAAAAAGAATATCCCAAATATCGAAAACATGGTTTCTAATTTCAAAACACCTGCGTTTGATCCAGAGAATAAATATTCTTTAGTGTACACTTGGGGTGTAACAGGGATTGCATACAATAAAAAGTATGTGAAAGAAGCACCTACAAGCTGGGCTGACTTATGGAATGAGAAATATAAAGGACGTGTAACGTTACTAAACGATTCTCGTGAAGTGTTAGGAATGGGTCTTAAGAAGCACGGGTTCTCAAACAGTACGAAAGACGATGCACAATTAAAGACAGCAGCAGATGATTTAAAGAAGCTGCTTCCAAACTTATTAGCATTTGATACAGATAACATTAAACAAAAATTCATTACAGAAGATGCTTGGATTGGAACAGTTTGGTCTGGAGATGCAGCATTTATCGCAAAAGATAATAAAGATGTAGAATATGTTGTACCAAAAGAAGGCGGCACAATTTGGGCTGATACGTTAGCAATTCCAAAAGGTGCAAAACATAAAGAGCTTGCTGAGAAATTTATGAACTACTTACTAGATGAAAAAGTAAGTGTGAAAAACTACGAGTCAATTGGTTACAGTAATCCAAATGAAAAAGCTCATCCTCTTCATAGTAAAGAATACCGTGATAATCACATGATCTTCTTAACGAAAGAAGAGTTAGATCGTACAGAATGGCTTGTTGATGTGGACGATAAGTTAAAAGATTATGATCGTTACTGGACAGAGCTAAAAACAAAAGGTAAATAA